From Treponema sp. OMZ 787:
CAGGTAGGGGCTTAATTGTTTTAGCCTTTTTGATTGCATCGATAAGGGCATCCCTTATGGATACGCTTTCTGCAACGTTTTCAGCCTTAGAAAAATCGTAAGAGTCTCCGCCCGTAAACATAAAGCTGTTTACAACAACCTTATATTTTTTATTCATGTCGAGGGGAGTTCCGTCCATAAGAGTAATTTTTGTAATTCTGTTTTCAAAAGGTTTTTTGCCGTCATATTCTACCCTAAGTCCTGCAAATTGACCGTCTGTGATGTTAGGATTCATAATACCATGATCTATGGCCTTTTTAATCTCGGAACCGGGAAGATCGAAAACGACGAGGTAGTTGTCAAAGGGCATAATCTCGTAAAGATCTCCTACAGTGATATTGCCTGCTGCAAGGGTTCGGCGTAAGCCTCCTCCGTTTTGAATGGCAATATCGGCCTTTCCCAGCTGTCGCTGAACCTCGGCGGCCCATGCACCCAAAGCAGTGTTGCTTCCCTTCTCGCTTCGCTCATGAGCAAACTCGGCTTCTGCAATACCGATAACCTCTCCCATAATAGGCCCTAGTTCTGTCTCATATTTTGTATAGAGAGCCTTACCATTTGCATCTTCGATAAGAGAATCCTTGTGCTTATATATTTCGTCTACCATAGGCACAATCTTTGCAATCTTGTTTTTTTCTCCGAAGGTGATGCTGAGCTTACCTACAGCCCGGCCGTGACAGTAAGCTTGAAGTATGGGCATACCGTTTGCTTCTCCTGCAACGGTTTGGTGGCTGTGAGCCGAAAGAACTGCATCCAAGCCCTTGATTTCGGTAAGCTTAACGGCATTTCCGCTTATCTTTCCGTCTTTTTGGAATGAATCGATGTGGGTCAGGGCAATAATTGCATCGGGCTTGCCTTCCTTGGCCTTTCCTGCCAAAAGATAGTCCACCCATTCTTGACCTGTTTTTACGGGGTCGGTAAACTCCAAACCGCTTACATGTTCGGCACTGGTCAAAACAGCCGTATCGGGATGGGCTAAACCTATAAAGGCAATCTTATAACCGCCTGTTTTGATGATCGAATAGGGTTTTGCCCATGACACAGGCTTTCCGCTCTTTTTTTCGACAATGTTTGCAGCCAAGAAGGTAAAGTTTCCGTCCTTTTGCCACTTTGTCATTCTGTTTGAACCCCAGTCAAATTCATGGTTACCTACGGCACAAACCTTAACATTCATCGCCCTCATCATGGCAGAAACGGGAGCTCCATAGGTTAGATTGGATATGGCTGTCCCCTGATAGTTGTCGCCTCCTGCAACCACAATGGTGTTCGGGTTTTCCATTCCGGCAGTGCGGACATAGCCTATCATCTTGGCCATACCGGCATTTTTTCCCTTTCCGGGGCGGGTATCTTCTGCAACGT
This genomic window contains:
- a CDS encoding 5'-nucleotidase C-terminal domain-containing protein, which produces MKHSKFFKALGFVVIVLILSAAFTGCETESHDVRGQYAGIEAKAPANQVDILLFNDFHGNVAEDTRPGKGKNAGMAKMIGYVRTAGMENPNTIVVAGGDNYQGTAISNLTYGAPVSAMMRAMNVKVCAVGNHEFDWGSNRMTKWQKDGNFTFLAANIVEKKSGKPVSWAKPYSIIKTGGYKIAFIGLAHPDTAVLTSAEHVSGLEFTDPVKTGQEWVDYLLAGKAKEGKPDAIIALTHIDSFQKDGKISGNAVKLTEIKGLDAVLSAHSHQTVAGEANGMPILQAYCHGRAVGKLSITFGEKNKIAKIVPMVDEIYKHKDSLIEDANGKALYTKYETELGPIMGEVIGIAEAEFAHERSEKGSNTALGAWAAEVQRQLGKADIAIQNGGGLRRTLAAGNITVGDLYEIMPFDNYLVVFDLPGSEIKKAIDHGIMNPNITDGQFAGLRVEYDGKKPFENRITKITLMDGTPLDMNKKYKVVVNSFMFTGGDSYDFSKAENVAESVSIRDALIDAIKKAKTIKPLPVDYIKDISK